One genomic region from Spirosoma sp. KCTC 42546 encodes:
- a CDS encoding RNA polymerase sigma-70 factor, translating to MQVRQLIDPFSQPFSANSVAQPVLGEAVESMDEKTVGNDSELFIRRTFNESPQKGCELLFRRYHQALCSHAVRYVYSKETAEDLVSDVFCKFWKTKAYESVTSSYRYYLFRSVRNEAYNYLRLEFQQLDDLETANVQESAFGQRPDQIIQFEEVLHRVEAMVESLPPQCRKVFLLSRFEGKKYQDIATELGLSIKTVEVHIGKALSTVRKGLKDHWLLALLLACRLLPF from the coding sequence ATGCAAGTACGTCAACTGATTGATCCCTTTAGCCAGCCTTTTTCGGCAAATTCTGTAGCCCAGCCTGTGCTTGGGGAAGCCGTTGAATCAATGGACGAAAAAACGGTTGGCAACGATTCGGAGCTATTCATTCGGCGGACGTTCAATGAGAGTCCACAGAAAGGCTGTGAACTGCTTTTCCGGCGGTATCATCAGGCTTTATGCAGTCATGCAGTTCGCTATGTGTATTCCAAAGAAACCGCCGAAGACCTGGTAAGCGACGTTTTCTGCAAATTCTGGAAAACGAAAGCCTACGAAAGTGTCACCTCATCGTATCGCTACTATTTGTTCCGCAGCGTTCGCAACGAAGCGTACAACTACCTCCGCCTGGAGTTTCAGCAACTGGACGATCTGGAAACGGCCAACGTTCAGGAAAGCGCATTCGGTCAGCGACCCGATCAGATCATTCAGTTTGAGGAAGTGCTGCATCGGGTGGAAGCAATGGTTGAATCGCTACCGCCCCAATGCCGGAAAGTATTCCTGCTCAGCCGCTTTGAAGGAAAAAAATACCAGGACATCGCTACTGAGCTGGGTTTGTCCATCAAAACCGTTGAGGTTCACATTGGTAAAGCACTGAGTACGGTTAGAAAGGGATTGAAAGACCATTGGCTGCTGGCGCTGCTACTCGCCTGCCGTTTGCTCCCTTTTTGA
- a CDS encoding FecR family protein has product MDSEITKELIFSHFARNISPLQRERIANWLREKANEEQYYEWLEEWETRNPQYRTQTETAAQAYTAFLTDNPHTEAGWSADVPAVLAVSRPWNRPFWLVAASVVLVASVAGLVFRHQLRYQTYTTTFGETQSIKLVDGSRVRLNANSSLQVPRWGFGSTTREVVLAGEADFSVTHTPDDQKFVVKTAKNFEVVVLGTEFTVFARKRGARVVLNKGKVQLQYQENKIAKQVTMKPGDLVTLDPENHIALKTLKQSQLHPAGEQNRFVFEETTLEEVAYMLQENYGLQVDIKNRDLAERVLMGSFQADNVDQLLQSISELLDINVVRQGNRVQIMDK; this is encoded by the coding sequence ATGGATTCGGAAATCACGAAAGAATTGATATTTAGCCACTTCGCCCGGAACATATCTCCACTCCAGCGCGAACGGATTGCGAACTGGCTTCGGGAGAAAGCCAATGAAGAGCAATATTATGAATGGCTTGAAGAATGGGAAACCCGCAACCCTCAGTATCGGACGCAAACAGAAACGGCAGCTCAGGCATACACCGCTTTTTTAACCGATAATCCACATACTGAAGCTGGCTGGTCAGCCGATGTGCCAGCCGTGTTAGCTGTATCCAGGCCCTGGAACCGACCTTTTTGGCTGGTCGCAGCCTCTGTAGTGCTAGTGGCCAGCGTGGCAGGTTTGGTATTTCGCCACCAGCTTCGCTATCAAACCTACACGACGACCTTTGGCGAAACCCAATCCATAAAACTGGTCGATGGAAGCCGGGTACGGTTGAACGCCAATTCCAGTTTACAGGTGCCACGTTGGGGGTTTGGCAGTACCACCCGCGAGGTCGTGCTGGCGGGTGAGGCCGATTTTTCGGTAACTCATACACCTGATGATCAGAAGTTTGTGGTAAAAACGGCAAAGAATTTCGAAGTGGTTGTATTGGGGACAGAGTTTACGGTTTTTGCCCGAAAACGGGGAGCCCGGGTGGTATTGAACAAAGGGAAAGTTCAGCTTCAGTATCAGGAAAACAAGATTGCGAAACAGGTGACCATGAAACCCGGCGATCTGGTAACGCTTGACCCTGAGAATCACATTGCCCTGAAAACCCTGAAGCAGTCGCAATTGCACCCCGCCGGAGAGCAGAATCGGTTTGTATTTGAGGAAACAACGTTGGAAGAAGTCGCGTATATGCTCCAGGAAAATTACGGGTTGCAGGTCGACATTAAAAATCGAGACCTGGCCGAGCGCGTCCTGATGGGTTCGTTTCAGGCGGACAACGTGGATCAACTCCTGCAATCCATCTCCGAACTGTTAGATATCAATGTGGTCCGGCAGGGAAATCGCGTTCAGATCATGGATAAATAA
- the arfB gene encoding alternative ribosome rescue aminoacyl-tRNA hydrolase ArfB, with the protein MDATRLQPELQYQFARSGGAGGQNVNKVATKAELRFDVRNSTVLTDDERAILEEKLANKLTTEGELVLTHQTERTQLANKEKVTKKFYRLIEKAFAIPKPRKATKPSKASIEERITQKKQKGDTKANRRKVDY; encoded by the coding sequence ATGGATGCCACCCGTTTACAACCCGAATTACAATACCAGTTTGCCCGTAGTGGAGGGGCCGGTGGACAGAATGTGAATAAAGTAGCAACAAAGGCCGAACTGCGCTTCGATGTGCGCAACTCTACGGTACTCACCGATGACGAACGGGCTATTCTGGAAGAAAAATTAGCCAATAAACTAACGACCGAAGGCGAACTGGTACTGACGCATCAGACCGAACGGACACAACTGGCCAACAAAGAAAAGGTGACGAAGAAATTTTACCGGCTCATCGAAAAAGCCTTTGCTATACCGAAACCCCGAAAAGCCACAAAGCCCTCTAAAGCTTCTATTGAAGAGCGGATTACCCAGAAGAAACAGAAAGGCGATACGAAAGCCAATCGCAGAAAAGTAGACTACTAA